A genome region from Anaerolineae bacterium includes the following:
- a CDS encoding glycosyltransferase family 4 protein, which yields MNIAFVSYTYWPPDFGGELLLAIERLQSLASRGHHIAVLTSGRPGFPSHVHLDGMTILRSPMVHTSRPGRLLRRAVHFAWALTHLLSHRYDAVHFGSMPGVGLATDALTAFILAGIARWRGARTVTVHALADSESAALELSGRRGSWKRLYYHNMDHIVAVSPALYAPLQAHFPRKAILILYAVRDDIFVPLDDATRRRVRGELGAGDEHVVFTFLGTVCYRKGFDLLARAFAELAPGHPNWRLWVIGPRSYTESQNLRDEEAQEVMAPLRGLDSQITYFGRVDDRGRLAELLGAGDVFVFPSRREGFGLAPVEAMAAGVSPIIARIPGVTDLASVEGETGLYIPPNDPEALKQAMERLGNDPGLRRQMGQKAVQRVKEAFSWEPYIDRWEQLYRDGHVF from the coding sequence GTGAATATCGCTTTCGTCTCTTATACTTATTGGCCGCCAGATTTCGGCGGGGAGCTGCTTCTCGCCATCGAGCGACTGCAGTCCCTTGCCAGCCGCGGCCATCATATCGCTGTGCTGACCTCTGGCCGGCCGGGGTTCCCTTCACACGTCCACCTGGATGGCATGACCATTCTCCGCTCACCCATGGTACACACCAGCCGGCCGGGCAGGCTTCTGCGCCGCGCCGTCCACTTCGCCTGGGCATTGACGCATCTGCTCTCACATCGCTACGATGCCGTGCACTTCGGATCCATGCCCGGCGTGGGCCTGGCAACCGATGCCCTCACTGCCTTCATCCTGGCCGGCATTGCCCGCTGGCGCGGCGCCCGCACGGTGACGGTGCATGCCCTGGCGGACAGCGAAAGCGCCGCCCTGGAACTCTCTGGCAGGCGCGGCTCCTGGAAGCGGCTGTATTACCATAATATGGATCACATCGTTGCGGTCAGTCCGGCGCTCTATGCACCCCTACAGGCCCATTTCCCTCGCAAGGCCATCCTGATTTTGTACGCTGTGCGGGATGATATCTTTGTGCCGCTGGATGATGCGACGCGCCGCCGCGTGCGGGGTGAGCTGGGCGCCGGCGATGAGCACGTGGTGTTCACGTTCCTTGGTACAGTGTGCTACAGGAAAGGATTCGACCTGCTGGCTCGGGCCTTCGCGGAGCTGGCGCCGGGCCACCCGAATTGGCGCCTGTGGGTGATCGGTCCCCGTAGTTATACCGAAAGCCAGAATCTGCGCGATGAGGAGGCGCAAGAAGTGATGGCTCCCCTGCGCGGGCTGGATTCGCAGATAACCTATTTCGGGCGCGTGGACGACCGCGGCCGGCTTGCCGAACTGCTGGGGGCTGGGGATGTGTTTGTATTCCCGAGCCGGCGAGAAGGATTTGGCCTGGCGCCGGTGGAAGCCATGGCCGCCGGCGTTTCCCCCATCATCGCCCGTATCCCGGGCGTCACTGACCTGGCCAGCGTGGAGGGGGAGACCGGGCTGTATATTCCCCCGAATGATCCGGAGGCGCTGAAGCAAGCCATGGAACGTCTGGGGAACGATCCCGGACTGCGCCGGCAAATGGGCCAGAAGGCCGTACAGCGCGTCAAAGAGGCTTTCAGTTGGGAACCATACATTGATCGCTGGGAGCAGTTGTATCGCGATGGGCATGTCTTCTAG
- a CDS encoding O-antigen ligase family protein produces the protein MAHNITREKGTPARSAVLPRPAHVTYRRRTIFLFLLCSAYVAIPWGDIPFLGISLSAPLMFLIALEVYLRPPAPWLRHYRPWVLLAGAMWAGIFLSAVINGLRSGGIALDRQGALEVFHFGYWLGVVFLVTVYLVSYLDLGRRVVTVTAAAVVLTALVRWFEAVAYGKIGAWTSPRFFTQNMYGWLFSTFTPFLYALLVDPATKRRWPAAVGILVVWSAAAINGSRGSWVGLAGGLLLFLLLYLRVYPQHFKGLLIIILVCAGFLGLITLAPDRVVAAVSQRYATFQRIEEDKTYLARRLMVQKGLRLFQSSPIVGVGPARWTKEYVPLDIPERLGGWRRQASYQRLSAHNAYVALLAETGLAGTIPFALLLFTLVWRGYGAMVQLAKGGALWAMGVYTAFVGMSIHLWVLAGLTGTSTWVMYGLVGACIHQASRLSVDQTQSPQGNGN, from the coding sequence ATGGCACACAATATCACGCGCGAGAAAGGTACGCCAGCGCGTTCCGCTGTGCTTCCCCGCCCCGCCCATGTCACCTACCGCCGGCGCACCATCTTCCTCTTCCTGCTCTGCTCCGCTTACGTCGCAATCCCTTGGGGCGATATCCCCTTCCTGGGCATTTCCCTATCGGCACCCTTGATGTTCCTCATCGCCCTGGAAGTGTATCTGCGGCCGCCGGCACCCTGGCTGAGGCACTACCGTCCCTGGGTCCTGTTGGCCGGCGCCATGTGGGCCGGCATCTTCCTCTCGGCGGTCATTAACGGCCTGCGCAGTGGCGGCATCGCCCTGGATCGCCAAGGCGCCCTGGAGGTGTTCCACTTTGGCTACTGGCTGGGCGTGGTGTTCCTTGTCACGGTGTATCTGGTGTCCTATCTGGACCTCGGCCGGCGGGTGGTGACGGTGACGGCGGCGGCCGTCGTGCTGACCGCCCTGGTTCGTTGGTTCGAGGCTGTCGCCTACGGCAAGATCGGCGCCTGGACCAGTCCGCGCTTCTTTACCCAGAACATGTACGGCTGGCTGTTCTCCACGTTCACACCCTTCTTGTATGCGCTTCTCGTGGACCCAGCGACCAAACGCCGCTGGCCGGCGGCCGTCGGCATCCTCGTGGTCTGGAGCGCGGCGGCCATCAATGGCTCGCGCGGCTCCTGGGTGGGTCTCGCCGGCGGGCTTCTGCTCTTCCTCTTGCTCTATCTGCGGGTATATCCCCAACACTTTAAGGGGCTGTTGATAATCATCCTCGTCTGTGCCGGCTTCTTGGGGCTGATCACCCTGGCACCCGACCGGGTGGTCGCGGCAGTGAGCCAGCGCTATGCGACCTTCCAGCGCATCGAGGAGGACAAGACCTATCTGGCCCGCCGGCTGATGGTCCAGAAAGGCCTGCGTCTGTTCCAAAGCTCGCCCATCGTGGGGGTGGGGCCGGCGCGCTGGACCAAGGAGTATGTCCCGCTGGACATTCCCGAACGATTAGGGGGATGGCGGCGCCAGGCCTCCTATCAGCGGTTATCCGCGCACAACGCGTATGTGGCGCTTCTCGCAGAAACGGGATTGGCCGGCACCATCCCCTTCGCCCTGCTCTTGTTCACGCTGGTATGGCGGGGATATGGGGCCATGGTGCAGTTGGCCAAAGGGGGAGCGCTGTGGGCCATGGGGGTTTATACCGCATTCGTGGGAATGAGCATCCATTTGTGGGTGTTGGCCGGCCTGACCGGTACCTCAACCTGGGTGATGTATGGGTTGGTGGGAGCTTGCATCCACCAAGCCAGTCGCTTATCGGTAGACCAGACACAATCGCCACAGGGAAACGGTAATTGA